The following nucleotide sequence is from Halapricum desulfuricans.
CAGCGGGGCCACGCCACGCTGACGGTTGAGACCGACGGCGACCCGCCGGTCGATCTCAACGAACTCATCGAGATCGCCCGCGAGTCGATGAGCGCCCGGATCTACAACCTGGCCAAGCGCCCTGACGAGGACCACATGACCTACCAGTCACACAGCGACGCCAAGTTCGTCGAGGACTGTGTCCGTTCGATGGCCGAGGGCGTCGTCGAGCGGTATCCCGATCTGGACGACGACGCCATCGTCCGCATGAAACAGTCTAACGACGAGTCGATCCACCAGCACAACGCCCACGCCGAGCGCGTCGCGACCGCCGAGGACCTGAGAGGCGAAGTCAACGGCGACGGCGGCGAGTGAACACGGTGCTCGATCGCACGCGAGCGAGATCCGCAGGCGACGCTCGCGTCCTGTGACGCTGTCCCGACCGTTGAGAGTCGACTAGTTCGGGAGTTGTGGTGCCGGTCGTTCGCCCAGCGTGAGCGCGACCGTCTCGCGGCGACCGTCGCGGACGACCTCGAGTTCGATCGTGTCGCCCGGGCTCGTCTGGAGTGCGAGAAACGTCGAGAGCGCCTGTTCGGTCGGGATCGGCTGGCCGCCCATACGCTTGATGACGTCACCCTCTTCGAGGACCCCGTCCGCGGGTCCGTCGTCGATCGCACTGGCGACGTAGATCCCCTCCGCCACGTCGAGACCGATACGCTCGGCGAGTTCGGGCGTGACGGGCCTGAGTGTAATACCCATGTACGGGTGGCTGTACTCGCCGGTCTCGATCAGTGCGGGGACGACTCGCGAGACGAGTGCGCCCGAGATGGCGAACCCGATGTTGTCGCCGCCGCCGGAGTTGATCACGCCGACGACCGACCCCCGGAGGTCCACCAGCGGACCGCCGCTGTTCCCGGGATTGACCGGGGCGTCGGTCTGGATCGCGTCCGGGATCGAGAACCCGCTGCCGGCCGTGGCAGGGAGCGAGCGATTCAGGCCGCTGACGATCCCCGAGGAGACTGACCCGGAGAACCCGAAGGGATTGCCGATCGCCAGGACTTCTTCGCCGATCGGCGGGTCCTGCCTCCTGAGCGGGAGTGCGGCCGCCGAGTCCGGCACGCTTTCGGGACGCAGGACTGCGAGGTCGCTATAGACGTCTTCGGCGCGAACGGTTGCCGATCGCCAGTCGCCCGTCCGAAACCGGACGAACACGTCCGTCGCGTTCCTGACGACGTGTTCGTTGGTCACCAGCCTGCCGTCGGTATCGTAGACCCAGCCAGTTCCGCGGGCGACGCCCGAGCCTGTCCGGACGCGGATCTGTGCGACCGAGTCTCTGACTGCCCGATAGACGTCAGTGAACCGTGACGGATTGCCCTGATCGTCGGGAGTCCCGAGCGGCTCGAGATCAGTGACGTTCCCCGGTAAGTCGTCCCCATCGCTCGCAGGGGCGGTCGCACAGCCGGCGAGTGCGATTCCCGCGCCCACAGCCAGTGAGCCGAGAAATCTCCGTCGAGTGGTTTCGTCTGACATATGCTGTGTTCAGGACGTGTCGTGAATAAAGGCTCGGGGGCGAGAGCGCAAGCATTTTTCGTCCCGAAGTGGATCTCTGGGTGAGGGCGTGTGGCCTAGCGGACAGGGCGAGAGGTTCCTAACCTCTCGATCGCGGGTTCGAATCCCGCCACGCCCGTACAAGAACCGACGAGCGAAGCGAGTCGGTGACCGCACCGGCATGGCGGGATTCGAATCAGGGAGGTCGCGCGCAGCGAAGCGAGCACGTCCGACCGTGGTTCGAAACCCGTCACGCCCGTGCTGCGACCGAAGGGAGCGAACCGGACCGGGATTCAAATCCTGCCAGTCGCAGCCCGCACAGCGAACGTAGTGAGCGAGCAGGTACGTCTGGCTGCAGTTCGACTCCCGCCACGCCCGTTCACTCGCGTCGCTCGCGAGCGTGGCGAACATCGCGAAACCTCCGGGTTCGCTCAATCCCCTCACGCCCGTGCTGCGACCGGGCGTTACCGAGTCACCCCGAGGGGGACCCGTCGTCGAGCTGCCGTTTCATCTGTCGAAGTCGGCTCCGTATTTTCTGCAGTTCCGCCTCGGCCTCTTCGGCAGTCAGCTCCGCGGGGAGTGTTTGCCAGTCCGGTCGATCGACGTCCGAGTCCCCGTTTCTCGTCCGGTCGCGTCGGTCTCCCTCACTCTGCAGATCCGTGATGTCGGCCGTGAGGAAGTCGATGCCTTTCTGTTCGGCTTCGAGCCGCTTTTCGCGAGATTCGAGCGCGTCGAAGCCGACAGTCGCGGCGATCGTGTCCGCGTCCGGCCCGAGTAGCTCTTCGACTTCGTCCCAGTCAGTCCGTAACTGCCGGCCGGCGTCGATGACGTTCGAGAACGACCCGAGACGGCTCAACGAGCCAGCGTGACCCATACCCTTGCCACGCTCGCGTGCCCGCAGGTGACTCATTTTCTCGGTCAGGAGCACCGCAGCCTGCGCTTCTCGCCCCCCGTAGATCGGATCCTTGCCGAGTGCTTCCCAGGACACGCGTGCCCGGTCAGCTTCGACGTCGTCCAGCACTGCAATCTCAGACGTTACGAGATAGGTGAACGGTGACAGTGAACCGTCACTTTTGCGAGTGATTGTGTTCTCGATGCGCCATTCGCTGTCGGTCCCCCGATCGAAGACGCGTTCGACACGGACTTCGAACTGTCCCCGCCGGCCGACATAGCTCTCCAGCAGACACAGACACCGATCAGCGCTACCGGGGAGACCTTCCGGTGGCAGCAACCGCTGTCCTTCGAAGTGGTAGTCCTTCCGTGTGGATACCTGAGTCGGCAACAACTGCTCGAGATGCTTGTTAACGCGTCGGTTGACGACGTCTTCGGGCCCGAACCCAGATCCCATTCCACATATATGTAATCCAGATATAATTTTAAAGATTGGCTTGACGGCAGATATCACGCTCAAGGTCACGAAGCACGGACGGCAGTGAGTCAATATTTCATTCCCGAGCGCGGCACACCAGACATCAGAGGCGTCGGGCACTTCTGTGAGTGTGTCGACGCCTGAAATCCGTTTCAGCAGTTTCGAGCCGGAGCCTCCGGTCCAGGATTCGACGTGTACTGGTAGTGACTACCGTACGTCTGTTCCGGATCAATCGCCCGACTGCAGGCGATCGCAGCGGTACATCGCTGTAGCAGTCACTATGAGGTTCTGCGCGAAGCCCAGGGTCTCGGGCTCAGCCGTCCATCTCCCAGACGCGGACCTCGTTTATCCGCTCTTGAGGATTGAGATCCCGGACGCTGGAACCGGTGACGGTCACGAGCTTCCAGGCGGTCGCGACGCCCGCTCGAAGTGCCTTCTCGTCGCTCCAGCCCTGTTCGTCGGCCCACAGGACCGCCGCGAACAGCGCGTCACCGGCACCGACGGTGTCGACGACCTCGACGTCGACCGCTGAGGAGTAAAGCGTCTGATCGGGCGTGACCATCACCGCCCCTTCACTGCCCATCGAGGCGATGACCCGCTCGAACCCCATCTCGTGGAGCTGTTTCGCCGCCTGTTCGCAGTCGGTGATCGTCTCGACGGTGATACCGGTCGCCGCCTCCAGTTCCTCGCGGTTGGGACGACAGTACTCGTAGGTCTCTTCGAGATCGGTCAGTACATCGCCGTGGATGTCGACGGCGGTTTTCCAGTCGCCGGCGGCGGCGATACGGTCGACTGCCGCGGCGTCCATCCCCGGGGGCAGACTCCCGCCGATGTTGAGGATTTCCGGGTCGTGTTCCCGAACGGTCTCGATCAGCAGATCGACGACGTGGTCAGTAACCTCCGGCCCGGTCTGCAGCAGCCGGTACTCCGATCGCGGGTGGTCACTCTCTTCGTCCATGCGGGACGTCTGGAATTGCTCGCGTCCAGGCGCGAGGATCGTCGTGTTGATCCTGGTCGGCTGCGATTCGATCTGGCAGAAGTCAGTCGGAATCCCGAACTCCGAGAGCGTCTGTTCGATGAAATAGCCCGTGAACCCGCCAGTGATTCCTGTCGCGGTCGTCTCGCCGCCGAGCGCGCGGACGAACTGTGAGACGTTGATTCCGTTGCCGCCCGCATCGAACTTTGCGCCGACGGACGTCTGAACAGCGTCTGGTTCCAGTGGTTCGTCCATCTCGATCGTCTGATCGACCGCCGGGTTCGGCGTCAGTGTGAGTATCATACCTGTACTGTCTTCACCCGGGGACTTAATTGTCGCCTCGTCGCTCGCGTGACTGCCGTTCCGTGGCGCATCGACCGACGCTGTCGCAAGGTGAATGAAACTCTCTCCGGAGTCAGATCGCTCGAGAGACTGCGTCGCTCGCCGTCACAGAAATCGAGGGATCCGTACGGCTCCGGGGCAGTCGTCTCGCACCGCCTGTACACACGCGTCTGCGGTCCGGTTTGTGAGTATCGCTTCCGGCGACTGTCCGTCCGATATCTTCCACATCGACGACGATCCGGTGCGGGGAGGGCTCGTCGGGACGCACTTCGAACGCGTCTGCGAGTCCCGTCCGGACCTCCCTGTCTCTCCGGCGAAGAGATGACCCCGCGCAGGGCTCACAGCCCGTCGAGTAAGGCATCAATATCGCCCGCCGTGTTGAACGCGTGGACCGACGCCCGGACGGCCTTCGGGTACGGCAGCGACCGGACGATCACGTCTCGATCGCGCAGACGCTCGACGGTCGCTTCCGGATCGTCGACGCGGAACGTGACCAGCCCGGACTCGTACTCGTGGGGGCTGAGCAGTCGCTCGTCGTCGATGCCGTCCTTGAGTCGGTCGGTGAGACGCTCGATCCGGGCTTCCACGGTCGACATCCCGATCTCCTCGAGGAGATCCATCGCCTCGGACAGGCCGACGTGCGGGAGCGGCGAGGCGGTGCCGACCTCGAAGCGGGACGCCCCGTCTTTGAACGCGTACTCCGGGTCAGTCGGCTCTTCGACAGAGCGGTAGCCGATCCGGCGCGGCACGAGTTCGTCGATCGCGTCGCTGTCGACGTAAATGAAGCCGCTCCCGAATGGACCGAGCAGCCACTTGTGGCCGGCCCCGACCACGAAATCCGCGCCCCAGTCGTCGAGGTCGACGGGGTACTGGCCGGGCGACTGGACCGCGTCGACGAGCACGCGAGCGCCGGCGTCGTGTGCGATGTCGGCGATTTCCCCGACCGGCAGGCGCGTCCCGTGAGTCCAGGTGAGCGAACTTACCGCGAACAGCCGTGCGTCCTCGGCGGCGGCCGCGACCGCGTCGAGGTCGACTCGCCCGTCCTCCGTTTCGAGGACCCGGACTTCGATCCCGTCGAGATCAGCCAGCCGGTCCCAGGGGAGTATCCCGGCGGGGTGTTCGAGGTCGGTCCGCACGACGACGTCGCCGGGTTGCCAGTCGATCGCGCAGGCGAGCAGGTTCACGCCGTCGGCTGTGCTTCTGGTGAGCGCGATTTCGTCGGCGTCGGCACCGAGAAAGTCGGCGATCGTCGCCCGTGCGGCCTCGTAGGTCTCCCAGCCGACCTCGTAGACGCCCTCGCCGGCCGGAACTTCGTACTCGAAATACGCCGCGAAGTCCGTCATCGCCTCGACGACGCGACGCGGGCTCGGGCTCGACGCGCCGGTGTTGAGATAGGTGGCGCGTTCGAGCGCCGGCATGTCCGCACGCAGTTGCTCGGGGTCCATACACGAGTATGGTGGTTCCGTCCGTTTGATGCTGTCGGCAGCGACAGGCCCGGCCAGTCAACCAGTCCGCTGTCTCACAGCACGGCTCCGAGGGCGTGCCCGACGCCGGCCCCGAGCGCGACGCCGATCAGCGCCGCGCTCAGCGTCCCGACGGCGTTGACGATTGCGCGACGCCGGCGCCCGGTCTCGTAGAGCCGCACGGTCTCGAAGGCGAACGACGAGAACGTCGTGAACGCGCCACAGAATCCCGTCGCGAACACGGACGTCAGTCCGGACCCGATCGGCACCGTGACGAACAACCCGAGCGCGACGCTCCCCAGAACGTTGACGGCGAACGTGTCGGCGGTGTCGGTCTCGATTCGCGCGCCGACGAGATGCCGGGCGATCGCGCCGAGAACGCCGCCGACGCCGACGAGGACGGCGGGGCTGGTCACGGCAGCGACCCCCGGGTGACAGCCCGGGCCGCGATCACGGCGAGGAACCCGAGCGCGTAGTTCGCGCCGACGTTGACCAGCGCCATTGCCGGATCGAGCGCCGTCGTCTCGACCGCGAAGGCGCTGTAGGTGGTGAACGACGACAGCAGCCCGGTTCCGAGGGTGAGTCGCGTCTCCGCGCTCAGCAGGTCCGTGAGTCGCGCCTCGTAGAGCAACAGTCCGAGTGCGAAACTCCCCAGCGCGTTCACGGTCAGCGTCCCCCAGGGAAACCCGCCCGGCAGCGCCGCCGAGACAGCATACCGGAGCGTCGCGCCGACGAACCCACCGATAGCGATCAACAGCAGTGGTTCGACCCGCGCGATCGGATGGTCTTCGTTCATTGTCGTCGATTACACAGCACTCGTCGTCAGTGACGTGGGTGGATCGTCAGCCGGCGGGTCATTTTCCGCGCGAACGGAACCGGGCCATCTCATCACTCGTCGAACC
It contains:
- the pfkB gene encoding 1-phosphofructokinase is translated as MILTLTPNPAVDQTIEMDEPLEPDAVQTSVGAKFDAGGNGINVSQFVRALGGETTATGITGGFTGYFIEQTLSEFGIPTDFCQIESQPTRINTTILAPGREQFQTSRMDEESDHPRSEYRLLQTGPEVTDHVVDLLIETVREHDPEILNIGGSLPPGMDAAAVDRIAAAGDWKTAVDIHGDVLTDLEETYEYCRPNREELEAATGITVETITDCEQAAKQLHEMGFERVIASMGSEGAVMVTPDQTLYSSAVDVEVVDTVGAGDALFAAVLWADEQGWSDEKALRAGVATAWKLVTVTGSSVRDLNPQERINEVRVWEMDG
- a CDS encoding fluoride efflux transporter FluC — translated: MTSPAVLVGVGGVLGAIARHLVGARIETDTADTFAVNVLGSVALGLFVTVPIGSGLTSVFATGFCGAFTTFSSFAFETVRLYETGRRRRAIVNAVGTLSAALIGVALGAGVGHALGAVL
- a CDS encoding S1C family serine protease encodes the protein MSDETTRRRFLGSLAVGAGIALAGCATAPASDGDDLPGNVTDLEPLGTPDDQGNPSRFTDVYRAVRDSVAQIRVRTGSGVARGTGWVYDTDGRLVTNEHVVRNATDVFVRFRTGDWRSATVRAEDVYSDLAVLRPESVPDSAAALPLRRQDPPIGEEVLAIGNPFGFSGSVSSGIVSGLNRSLPATAGSGFSIPDAIQTDAPVNPGNSGGPLVDLRGSVVGVINSGGGDNIGFAISGALVSRVVPALIETGEYSHPYMGITLRPVTPELAERIGLDVAEGIYVASAIDDGPADGVLEEGDVIKRMGGQPIPTEQALSTFLALQTSPGDTIELEVVRDGRRETVALTLGERPAPQLPN
- a CDS encoding fluoride efflux transporter FluC; the encoded protein is MNEDHPIARVEPLLLIAIGGFVGATLRYAVSAALPGGFPWGTLTVNALGSFALGLLLYEARLTDLLSAETRLTLGTGLLSSFTTYSAFAVETTALDPAMALVNVGANYALGFLAVIAARAVTRGSLP
- a CDS encoding aminotransferase class V-fold PLP-dependent enzyme — encoded protein: MDPEQLRADMPALERATYLNTGASSPSPRRVVEAMTDFAAYFEYEVPAGEGVYEVGWETYEAARATIADFLGADADEIALTRSTADGVNLLACAIDWQPGDVVVRTDLEHPAGILPWDRLADLDGIEVRVLETEDGRVDLDAVAAAAEDARLFAVSSLTWTHGTRLPVGEIADIAHDAGARVLVDAVQSPGQYPVDLDDWGADFVVGAGHKWLLGPFGSGFIYVDSDAIDELVPRRIGYRSVEEPTDPEYAFKDGASRFEVGTASPLPHVGLSEAMDLLEEIGMSTVEARIERLTDRLKDGIDDERLLSPHEYESGLVTFRVDDPEATVERLRDRDVIVRSLPYPKAVRASVHAFNTAGDIDALLDGL